One Halolamina litorea genomic window carries:
- a CDS encoding ABC transporter permease, with protein MGMEWYIVRRVAWAAIVTFIIVSITWGLMAAAPNPEVQAAATQAAMDGDDPTAAAERAEARLQLDRPLHERFMDYVVGVYTLNWGWSNTRNQPVTQAILESLYYTVQYSVPWTILTVLIGPLVGLYSAANQYSWKDHVATGFAFFGFAIPNFFFGIILLLLFGVTLRWIPIVYQTDVPVFSVQNAIQLAVPVFVLVTGSIGAIMRVSRNESVEYTNADFVKTARAKGVSTYRIYFRHVLRPTMVPLSTTIVGYLLALFTGSSLLVEVVFGIPGLGRTLYDAVVAQDTSLVLGSTLFFTFVATIGNLIQDLVYTLLDPRISFEDR; from the coding sequence ATGGGAATGGAATGGTACATCGTCAGGCGGGTCGCGTGGGCGGCCATCGTGACGTTCATCATCGTGTCGATCACGTGGGGGCTGATGGCGGCGGCGCCGAACCCCGAAGTCCAAGCGGCCGCGACACAGGCGGCGATGGACGGCGACGACCCGACGGCGGCGGCCGAGCGTGCCGAGGCGCGACTCCAACTCGACCGACCGCTCCATGAGCGGTTCATGGACTACGTCGTCGGCGTCTACACGCTCAACTGGGGCTGGTCGAACACGCGGAACCAACCGGTGACACAGGCGATCCTCGAGTCGCTCTACTACACCGTCCAGTACTCGGTTCCGTGGACGATCCTGACCGTGTTGATCGGACCACTCGTGGGGCTGTACTCGGCCGCCAACCAGTACAGCTGGAAGGACCACGTAGCGACAGGCTTCGCGTTCTTCGGGTTCGCGATCCCGAACTTCTTCTTCGGGATCATCCTGTTGCTGTTGTTCGGCGTGACGTTACGCTGGATACCGATCGTCTATCAGACCGACGTACCGGTGTTCAGCGTCCAGAACGCCATCCAACTCGCGGTCCCGGTGTTCGTGCTGGTGACCGGTTCGATCGGGGCCATCATGCGCGTCTCGCGGAACGAGTCCGTCGAGTACACGAACGCGGACTTCGTCAAGACCGCGAGAGCGAAGGGTGTCTCGACCTACCGGATCTACTTCCGGCACGTCCTCCGCCCGACGATGGTGCCGCTGTCGACGACGATCGTCGGCTACCTGCTGGCGCTGTTCACGGGGTCGTCCCTGCTCGTGGAGGTCGTCTTCGGCATCCCCGGACTGGGTCGGACCCTCTACGACGCGGTGGTCGCACAGGACACCAGCCTCGTTCTCGGCTCGACGTTGTTCTTCACATTCGTCGCGACCATCGGGAACCTGATCCAGGACTTGGTGTACACACTGCTTGACCCGCGTATCAGCTTCGAGGATCGATAA